The Spartobacteria bacterium genome has a window encoding:
- a CDS encoding PhoH family protein, with protein MKTEQTIYFDNPREAQLFIGTTGSRLPRMEQMLQVELTSRETWIRIQGQADDVEKTVRFIQCMQRARNQGIPLDSQSITFALQAFADGKEERMQHLFKTRIDVSPGKHPVYPRTFGQFGYVQAIRDHDICFGVGPAGTGKTYLAMALAVSSLIKQEVSRIIMCRPAIEAGEALGFLPGDMHQKVLPYLRPLYDALHDVMNPDDIEKNFDRGIIEVAPLAYMRGRTLNGAFVILDEAQNTTPEQMLMFLTRLGFDSKCVVTGDLTQVDLPKNKQSGLLEARNILRRIPGIAYQELDESDVVRHALVQKIILAYKEHRENAVATRRA; from the coding sequence ATGAAAACGGAACAAACCATATATTTTGATAATCCGAGGGAAGCCCAGCTTTTCATTGGAACAACGGGATCACGTCTTCCCCGGATGGAGCAGATGCTCCAGGTGGAATTAACGTCACGGGAAACGTGGATTCGCATCCAGGGACAAGCTGACGATGTAGAAAAAACCGTCCGTTTCATTCAATGCATGCAGCGTGCACGTAATCAGGGGATTCCCTTAGATAGCCAAAGCATCACCTTTGCACTTCAGGCGTTCGCCGACGGCAAAGAAGAACGTATGCAGCACCTTTTTAAAACACGCATTGATGTCAGCCCGGGGAAACACCCCGTTTATCCGCGAACCTTTGGTCAGTTCGGTTATGTGCAGGCCATCAGAGATCACGACATCTGTTTTGGCGTTGGCCCGGCCGGCACAGGAAAAACCTATCTGGCGATGGCACTGGCAGTATCCAGCCTCATCAAACAGGAAGTCAGCCGTATCATTATGTGCCGCCCCGCCATTGAGGCAGGCGAAGCACTGGGGTTTCTTCCCGGCGATATGCATCAGAAAGTACTCCCCTACCTACGTCCATTATATGATGCCCTTCACGATGTGATGAATCCCGACGATATTGAAAAGAATTTCGACCGCGGCATCATCGAAGTTGCTCCGCTGGCATACATGCGGGGACGCACCCTCAACGGGGCGTTTGTCATTCTGGATGAAGCTCAGAATACGACACCGGAACAGATGCTGATGTTTCTGACCCGGCTGGGCTTTGATTCAAAATGCGTTGTAACCGGCGATCTAACTCAGGTGGATCTGCCGAAAAATAAACAATCCGGACTGCTCGAAGCCCGGAACATACTACGCCGGATACCCGGCATTGCGTATCAGGAACTGGATGAATCAGATGTTGTTCGACATGCACTGGTTCAGAAAATCATCCTGGCGTATAAAGAACATCGCGAAAACGCTGTGGCAACGCGTCGCGCCTGA
- a CDS encoding HD domain-containing protein: MNTQHETLKAIAAKTIEREKRILSSHACPSSQALRKYPDRERGSDIDNIRPPFYRDTDRIIHSKSYSRYIDKTQVFSLIDNDHITHRVLHVQFVSKIARTIVRCLELNEDLVEAIALGHDLGHAPFGHDGEHILHELCQENDLGCFCHNAQSVRALMELERKGRGLNLSLQVLDGILAHNGELISRQYVPDYDKDWEQFEHEYSECFRTPNFSRCIRPMTLEGCVMRISDVVAYIGRDIEDAIELKLLHREEIPDSIRCVLGDTNSSIINTLVNDLIVHSINKKHLEFSDPVFQALNDLLLFNRESIYFNPLIKTEAAKIRNVMRTMYQCYMSDLANASPDQVLQHYLNNKDSNEHLVSTPHGRIIIDFLSGMTDGFLLDQFKMRFLPQDIGQFADEQS, translated from the coding sequence ATGAATACACAACATGAAACACTAAAAGCCATCGCTGCTAAAACCATCGAACGCGAAAAACGTATTTTGAGTTCCCACGCCTGCCCCAGCTCACAGGCATTGCGCAAATACCCAGACCGCGAACGAGGATCTGATATCGACAATATCCGACCGCCTTTCTATCGCGATACCGACCGCATCATTCATTCTAAATCCTATTCACGCTACATCGATAAAACCCAGGTGTTTTCCCTCATCGATAACGATCATATCACCCATCGTGTACTGCACGTCCAGTTTGTCTCGAAAATAGCCCGCACCATCGTACGCTGTCTGGAATTAAACGAAGATTTGGTCGAAGCGATCGCTCTCGGGCACGATCTCGGCCACGCACCTTTCGGTCATGACGGCGAACATATCCTGCATGAATTATGTCAGGAAAATGATCTGGGATGCTTCTGTCACAACGCGCAAAGCGTCCGGGCTCTCATGGAACTGGAACGCAAAGGACGCGGCTTAAACCTTTCCCTTCAGGTGCTTGACGGCATTCTGGCACATAACGGGGAACTCATATCTCGGCAATATGTCCCGGATTATGACAAAGACTGGGAACAATTTGAACATGAATACAGCGAATGCTTTCGAACACCCAACTTCAGCCGATGCATCCGCCCCATGACGCTGGAAGGATGCGTCATGCGCATTTCTGATGTGGTGGCTTACATCGGACGCGACATTGAGGACGCCATTGAGCTCAAGCTGCTGCATCGCGAAGAAATTCCGGATTCCATCCGCTGTGTGCTGGGCGACACCAATTCGTCCATCATTAACACGCTGGTCAATGACCTGATTGTCCACAGTATCAACAAAAAGCACCTCGAATTCAGTGACCCCGTTTTTCAGGCACTGAATGATCTGCTGCTGTTCAACCGTGAATCCATCTACTTCAATCCACTCATAAAAACAGAGGCGGCTAAAATTCGCAATGTGATGCGTACCATGTATCAATGCTACATGAGCGATCTGGCAAACGCGTCCCCGGATCAGGTGTTGCAGCATTATCTGAACAACAAAGATTCCAACGAACATCTCGTCAGTACCCCTCATGGACGCATCATCATCGACTTTCTTTCCGGGATGACCGACGGCTTTCTGCTTGATCAGTTTAAGATGCGTTTTCTGCCGCAGGATATAGGACAGTTTGCCGATGAACAGTCCTGA
- the rpmB gene encoding 50S ribosomal protein L28: MAKVCEICGKRPHTGNRIIRHGLEKSKGGIGLHTTGVTRRRFLPNIQRIRCAENGGVVTRKVCTSCLKAGKVVKA; encoded by the coding sequence ATGGCTAAAGTATGCGAAATTTGCGGCAAAAGGCCGCACACAGGAAACCGTATTATTCGTCACGGTTTGGAGAAAAGTAAAGGTGGAATCGGCTTGCACACGACAGGTGTGACGCGTCGTCGTTTTCTTCCAAACATCCAGCGTATCCGTTGTGCTGAAAACGGTGGCGTAGTGACACGTAAGGTGTGCACGAGCTGTCTGAAGGCCGGCAAAGTGGTTAAAGCCTGA